A single Cellulomonas sp. SLBN-39 DNA region contains:
- a CDS encoding LysR family transcriptional regulator, with the protein MPTLAQLRILVAVVDRGTFTDAAAALHVSQSAVSHAVAALEREAGGRLVERESPARPTALGARVLPHARAALASADAFVAETAAGRVAGTVRLGAVPTVCQGLLPQLLHHWAQQLPDVQVRVFEGDDEELPQWLANGVVDAAVLVDPDPIPAGGLVVARDDFRALLRRDHPLAGEPYVDLADLQDDGILSSPSGCEPQIARIHAAAGLPWAPAQHVRELGTVIRMVAEGIGVSLMPSLGQAMLPAEVVMRPLVPQAVRTLVLTGPTQRPWHPLVHAIVDAAPADPRDARADLPAPVPLADALAG; encoded by the coding sequence ATGCCCACCCTCGCCCAGCTGCGGATCCTCGTCGCGGTCGTCGACCGCGGCACCTTCACCGACGCCGCAGCGGCGCTGCACGTGAGCCAGTCGGCCGTCTCGCACGCCGTGGCGGCGCTCGAGCGGGAGGCCGGCGGGCGCCTGGTCGAGCGGGAGTCGCCCGCACGGCCGACGGCGCTCGGCGCACGGGTGCTGCCGCACGCCCGGGCTGCGCTGGCCTCCGCGGACGCCTTCGTCGCCGAGACCGCCGCCGGCCGCGTGGCCGGCACCGTGCGCCTGGGCGCCGTGCCCACCGTCTGCCAGGGATTGCTGCCGCAGCTCCTGCACCACTGGGCCCAGCAGCTGCCCGACGTGCAGGTGCGCGTGTTCGAGGGCGACGACGAAGAGCTGCCGCAGTGGCTCGCCAACGGCGTGGTCGACGCGGCGGTCCTCGTGGACCCCGACCCGATACCCGCCGGGGGGCTGGTCGTCGCGCGCGACGACTTCCGGGCCCTGCTGCGGCGCGACCACCCGCTGGCCGGCGAGCCGTACGTCGACCTCGCCGACCTGCAGGACGACGGCATCCTGTCCTCGCCGAGCGGGTGCGAGCCGCAGATCGCGCGGATCCACGCGGCCGCGGGCCTGCCGTGGGCGCCGGCGCAGCACGTGCGCGAGCTCGGCACCGTGATCCGGATGGTCGCCGAGGGCATCGGCGTCTCGCTCATGCCGAGCCTGGGGCAGGCCATGCTGCCTGCGGAGGTCGTCATGCGGCCCCTCGTGCCGCAGGCGGTGCGGACGCTCGTGCTCACGGGCCCCACGCAGCGGCCGTGGCACCCGCTCGTGCACGCGATCGTCGACGCGGCCCCGGCCGACCCTCGCGACGCCCGGGCCGACCTGCCCGCACCCGTCCCGCTGGCCGACGCCCTCGCGGGGTAG
- a CDS encoding DMT family transporter, with translation MPTSERRTWAYFLAAALVWGASFLFMKVGLEGLSPTQVATARVVLGALALGVVMAVQRRAWPRDRRTWGHLAVLGVVLCVLPFLAFSWAGQHLASGLSSILNATTPLMTALAAGLLLPTERLAARQRLGLLVGGVGVVVIVGPWTYLGEGALAAPLPAVLACLGATACYGVGLTYLRRFVGPLGLPAETIAAGQVAVAAVVMLLAAPVVARGPVDLDWAVVGSMVALGALGTGAAYVWNTRVVQAWGAQRASTVTYLTPVVGVVLGMLVLGERLHWYEPVGGVLVVLGILVAQQVRGSNEPIAPVPAAVAPAVDAPPAAPLGARAQASDLDLDTRSN, from the coding sequence ATGCCGACCTCGGAGCGCCGCACCTGGGCGTACTTCCTCGCCGCCGCCCTCGTCTGGGGTGCGTCGTTCCTCTTCATGAAGGTCGGCCTCGAGGGCCTCTCGCCGACGCAGGTCGCCACGGCCCGCGTCGTGCTCGGTGCCCTCGCGCTCGGGGTCGTCATGGCCGTCCAGCGTCGGGCGTGGCCGCGGGACCGTCGCACGTGGGGCCACCTGGCGGTGCTCGGCGTGGTGCTGTGCGTGCTGCCGTTCCTCGCGTTCTCGTGGGCCGGGCAGCACCTGGCCTCCGGGCTGTCGAGCATCCTCAACGCCACGACGCCGTTGATGACCGCCCTCGCCGCCGGCCTGCTGCTGCCCACGGAGCGGCTCGCCGCCCGCCAGCGCCTGGGCCTGCTCGTCGGCGGTGTCGGCGTGGTCGTCATCGTCGGCCCCTGGACGTACCTCGGCGAGGGGGCGCTCGCGGCGCCCCTGCCCGCGGTGCTGGCCTGCCTGGGGGCGACCGCCTGCTACGGCGTCGGCCTGACGTACCTGCGCCGCTTCGTCGGCCCGCTCGGGCTGCCGGCCGAGACCATCGCCGCCGGTCAGGTGGCCGTCGCGGCCGTCGTGATGCTGCTGGCCGCACCCGTGGTGGCGCGGGGCCCGGTGGACCTCGACTGGGCCGTGGTCGGCTCGATGGTCGCCCTCGGTGCGCTCGGCACCGGAGCGGCGTACGTGTGGAACACCCGGGTCGTCCAGGCCTGGGGTGCCCAGCGCGCGTCGACGGTGACCTACCTCACGCCGGTGGTCGGGGTGGTGCTCGGGATGCTCGTCCTCGGGGAGCGGCTGCACTGGTACGAGCCCGTCGGGGGCGTGCTCGTGGTGCTCGGGATCCTGGTCGCGCAGCAGGTCAGAGGCTCGAACGAGCCGATCGCGCCGGTCCCCGCCGCCGTCGCGCCCGCCGTCGACGCACCGCCCGCCGCCCCGCTCGGTGCCCGCGCGCAGGCCTCCGACCTCGATTTGGACACCAGGAGCAACTGA
- a CDS encoding TetR/AcrR family transcriptional regulator encodes MTDAAADPRARVLEAADALFYARGVQAVGMDEVRGAAGVSLKRLYQEFPGKEQLVLAVLDARHEFWEQGVARAAASATTPRERLLSVFDFLEDWFAGDDFRGCGFINTFGEMGAQSPAVAEAARAHKLAFRAYVQDLTVQAGGDARLGAQIALLVEGAQTTAAFTGTTEPAAEARDAATTLLDAATHG; translated from the coding sequence ATGACGGACGCAGCAGCCGACCCCCGCGCACGGGTGCTGGAGGCCGCCGACGCGCTCTTCTACGCCCGGGGCGTCCAGGCCGTCGGCATGGACGAGGTCCGCGGGGCCGCGGGTGTCTCCCTCAAGCGCCTCTACCAGGAGTTCCCCGGCAAGGAGCAGCTCGTGCTCGCCGTGCTCGACGCGCGGCACGAGTTCTGGGAGCAGGGCGTCGCGCGCGCCGCCGCCTCCGCCACCACCCCGCGCGAGCGGCTGCTGTCGGTGTTCGACTTCCTCGAGGACTGGTTCGCCGGCGACGACTTCCGCGGCTGCGGGTTCATCAACACCTTCGGCGAGATGGGCGCCCAGTCCCCTGCCGTCGCGGAGGCGGCCCGCGCCCACAAGCTCGCGTTCCGCGCCTACGTGCAGGACCTCACCGTCCAGGCCGGAGGTGACGCCCGCCTCGGCGCGCAGATCGCCCTCCTCGTCGAGGGCGCCCAGACGACGGCCGCCTTCACCGGCACCACCGAGCCCGCCGCCGAGGCCCGCGACGCCGCGACGACCCTCCTCGACGCCGCGACCCACGGGTAG
- a CDS encoding alpha/beta fold hydrolase — MGRITVGTENSVDIELHYTDRGTGAPVLLIHGFPLDGSSWEAQEAALLDAGYRVITYDRRGFGQSSQPSVGYDYDTFAADLNTVLETLDLRDVTLVGFSMGTGEVARYLSTYGSARIAKAAFLASLEPYLAITDDNPEGAAPPAFFQGVADTVRADRYAYFTGFYQDFFNLDETLGSRISEEAVRHAWDLASRSGAVASAAAPLTWPTDFRADIAAVDVPALILHGTADRILPIDATGRRFAQALPGARYVEVEGAPHGLLTTHAAEVNEALLAFLAS, encoded by the coding sequence ATGGGACGCATCACGGTCGGCACGGAGAACTCGGTCGACATCGAGCTGCACTACACGGACCGCGGCACCGGCGCGCCGGTGCTGCTCATCCACGGGTTCCCGCTGGACGGCAGCTCGTGGGAGGCGCAGGAGGCCGCGCTGCTCGACGCCGGCTACCGCGTGATCACGTACGACCGGCGCGGGTTCGGGCAGTCGAGCCAGCCGTCGGTCGGGTACGACTACGACACCTTCGCGGCCGACCTGAACACCGTCCTCGAGACCCTCGACCTGCGCGACGTCACGCTGGTCGGCTTCTCGATGGGCACCGGCGAGGTCGCGCGGTACCTGTCCACGTACGGATCGGCGCGCATCGCCAAGGCCGCGTTCCTCGCCTCGCTGGAGCCGTACCTGGCGATCACCGACGACAACCCCGAGGGTGCGGCGCCGCCCGCGTTCTTCCAGGGCGTCGCGGACACCGTGCGTGCCGACCGGTACGCCTACTTCACCGGCTTCTACCAGGACTTCTTCAACCTCGACGAGACGCTCGGCTCGCGGATCAGCGAGGAGGCCGTCCGGCACGCGTGGGACCTGGCGTCGCGGTCCGGCGCCGTCGCGTCGGCGGCGGCCCCGCTGACCTGGCCGACCGACTTCCGGGCCGACATCGCGGCCGTGGACGTGCCGGCGCTGATCCTGCACGGCACCGCCGACCGCATCCTGCCGATCGACGCCACCGGCCGGCGCTTCGCCCAGGCGCTGCCGGGCGCCCGGTACGTCGAGGTCGAGGGTGCCCCGCACGGGCTGCTCACCACCCACGCGGCCGAGGTCAACGAGGCGCTCCTGGCCTTCCTCGCGAGCTGA
- a CDS encoding RidA family protein has product MPDVLRIPTPHSYSAAVAAGDLVFLGLHRGFGETFDAQLHDALRQVGATLEQCGAHLHDLVKVQVWLADVADLPAMEHAFVEHFPADGFPARMTATTQFWDADCRVMVEGVAYRGQGRP; this is encoded by the coding sequence GTGCCCGACGTCCTGAGGATCCCGACCCCGCACAGCTACTCGGCCGCCGTGGCGGCCGGCGACCTCGTCTTCCTGGGGCTGCACCGCGGCTTCGGCGAGACGTTCGACGCGCAGCTGCACGACGCTCTCCGGCAGGTCGGCGCGACCCTGGAGCAGTGCGGGGCGCACCTGCACGACCTGGTCAAGGTGCAGGTCTGGCTCGCGGACGTCGCGGACCTGCCGGCCATGGAGCACGCCTTCGTCGAGCACTTCCCGGCCGACGGCTTTCCGGCGCGGATGACGGCGACGACGCAGTTCTGGGACGCGGACTGCCGCGTGATGGTCGAGGGAGTCGCCTACCGCGGCCAGGGGCGCCCCTGA
- a CDS encoding alpha/beta hydrolase, with translation MSTLTALRSAPPSRTGSPTVLLLHGYGSHEGDLAGLGPAVADLPWASLRAPLALPHGGHAWFAITTPGSPDPAPVEQATAAVWAWVDAELGPDATVVPVGFSQGGLLATQLLRTRPGRVAATVVLGGFVLGAPQPADGTLAATRPPAFWGRGADDRVIAAHAITRTQEWLPAHTTLEARVYDGLAHGVHAAEVADVRAFLTRTVPSAS, from the coding sequence ATGAGCACGCTCACCGCCCTGCGCTCGGCGCCGCCGTCCCGCACCGGCTCCCCCACGGTCCTGCTCCTGCACGGCTACGGCTCGCACGAGGGCGACCTCGCCGGGCTCGGGCCGGCCGTGGCGGACTTGCCGTGGGCGTCGCTGCGCGCCCCGCTCGCCCTCCCGCACGGCGGGCACGCCTGGTTCGCGATCACGACGCCCGGCTCCCCGGACCCCGCACCCGTCGAGCAGGCGACGGCCGCGGTCTGGGCGTGGGTCGACGCGGAGCTGGGGCCGGACGCGACGGTGGTGCCCGTCGGGTTCTCGCAGGGCGGGCTCCTGGCCACCCAGCTGCTGCGCACCCGCCCCGGGCGCGTCGCGGCGACGGTCGTGCTGGGCGGCTTCGTCCTCGGGGCCCCGCAGCCCGCGGACGGCACGCTCGCCGCCACGCGACCGCCCGCGTTCTGGGGCCGGGGCGCCGACGACCGGGTGATCGCCGCGCACGCGATCACCCGCACGCAGGAGTGGCTCCCCGCGCACACCACCCTGGAGGCCAGGGTGTACGACGGCCTCGCGCACGGCGTGCACGCCGCCGAGGTCGCCGACGTCCGCGCCTTCCTCACGAGGACGGTGCCCTCAGCCTCCTGA
- a CDS encoding VOC family protein → MDAVTLRVGDLERMSGYYAAAFALEPLEERTRGREVHRVLGRGTTPMVRLVHTPDLPGVDPRQAGLFHTAFLFDDAPSLAATVLRAAQDQRGTFVGSSDHGVSEAFYFTDPEGNGVELYTDRPREQWQIERGQILMRTAWLDPNAYLRSHLTDDAVEAGPALAGRVGHVHLQVGDLAVARAFYVDTLGFEATLTEYPGALFASAGGYHHHLAMNTWNSGGAGPRAASLGLGDVAVTVPTRDDVTALAARLRAAALPFSDDGRSLVVHDPWGTQVTVSVPGTSTEELLAR, encoded by the coding sequence ATGGACGCCGTCACCCTGCGCGTCGGCGACCTCGAGCGCATGTCCGGCTACTACGCCGCCGCCTTCGCGCTCGAACCCCTCGAGGAGCGCACCCGCGGGCGCGAGGTCCACCGCGTCCTCGGCCGCGGCACCACCCCGATGGTCCGCCTCGTGCACACCCCGGACCTGCCCGGCGTCGACCCCCGCCAGGCCGGCCTGTTCCACACCGCGTTCCTCTTCGACGACGCCCCGAGCCTGGCCGCGACCGTGCTGCGCGCCGCCCAGGACCAGCGCGGCACCTTCGTCGGCTCCAGCGACCACGGCGTGTCCGAGGCGTTCTACTTCACCGACCCCGAGGGCAACGGCGTCGAGCTCTACACCGACCGCCCCCGCGAGCAGTGGCAGATCGAGCGCGGGCAGATCCTCATGCGCACCGCGTGGCTCGACCCCAACGCCTACCTGCGCTCCCACCTGACGGACGACGCCGTCGAGGCCGGACCGGCGCTCGCGGGCCGCGTCGGCCACGTGCACCTGCAGGTCGGCGACCTCGCCGTCGCCCGCGCGTTCTACGTCGACACCCTCGGCTTCGAGGCCACGCTCACCGAGTACCCCGGGGCGCTGTTCGCCTCCGCGGGCGGCTACCACCACCACCTGGCCATGAACACGTGGAACTCCGGCGGCGCCGGGCCCCGCGCCGCCAGCCTCGGGCTCGGCGACGTCGCCGTGACGGTGCCGACGCGGGACGACGTCACCGCGCTCGCGGCCCGCCTGCGCGCGGCGGCGCTGCCGTTCTCGGACGACGGCCGCTCGCTCGTCGTGCACGACCCGTGGGGCACGCAGGTCACCGTGTCCGTGCCCGGCACGTCCACCGAGGAGCTCCTCGCCCGATGA
- a CDS encoding MOSC domain-containing protein, which yields MSTTYRYDVRIEHLLVSPEHAYFGRPRDGAAAVVTHDAPRAEVVAGMGLVGDRFFGKAAHMDAAVTLIAAEALDAVAAELGVKAFDPLLARRNVVLRGAELAPLLGEELVLESGGDAVRLRAGRPAHPCAWMDRVLAPGAHAALRGRGGLRCRPLTDGVLHAGPATLVSPVPLNATRAGDAVRRPPSRLP from the coding sequence ATGAGCACCACGTACCGGTACGACGTCCGGATCGAGCACCTGCTGGTCTCCCCCGAGCACGCGTACTTCGGCCGCCCGCGTGACGGTGCCGCCGCGGTCGTGACGCACGACGCGCCGCGGGCCGAGGTCGTGGCCGGCATGGGACTCGTGGGTGACCGGTTCTTCGGCAAGGCCGCGCACATGGACGCCGCGGTCACGCTGATCGCCGCGGAGGCCCTCGACGCCGTGGCGGCGGAGCTGGGCGTGAAGGCGTTCGACCCGCTGCTCGCCCGCCGCAACGTGGTGCTGCGGGGCGCCGAGCTGGCCCCGCTGCTGGGCGAGGAGCTGGTGCTGGAGTCCGGCGGGGACGCCGTCCGCCTGCGCGCCGGCCGCCCGGCCCACCCGTGCGCGTGGATGGACCGCGTGCTGGCCCCGGGCGCGCACGCGGCGCTGCGCGGGCGCGGCGGGCTGCGCTGCCGCCCCCTGACCGACGGCGTCCTGCACGCCGGCCCCGCCACGCTGGTCAGCCCGGTGCCCCTGAACGCAACCCGCGCGGGGGACGCGGTCCGGCGCCCGCCCTCCCGGCTGCCGTAG
- a CDS encoding DUF808 domain-containing protein produces the protein MAGGLAALLDDIAVFAKLAAASVDDVGAAAGRASVKAAGVVIDDTAVTPRYVHGFTADRELPVVWRIARGSLRNKLLFILPAALLLSQFVPWLLTPILMVGGTYLAFEGAEKLWEAVGGGHGKAGAEGAGQELPAAAQGPETEQKMVTSAIRTDFILSAEIMVIALNEVADEPFLSRTLILVVVALAITALVYGVVALIVKMDDIGLRLAQTRNGAVASAGRGLVTAMPKVLSVLSTVGIVAMLWVGGHILLVGVDELGWHAPYELVHHLEEAVHGVAGVGGFLSWLVGTAASALVGVLVGAVVVLVVHQVHRLRHRTAH, from the coding sequence ATGGCAGGCGGTCTCGCGGCGCTCCTGGACGACATCGCGGTGTTCGCGAAGCTCGCGGCGGCCTCGGTCGACGACGTCGGCGCGGCCGCGGGCCGGGCCAGTGTCAAGGCGGCCGGCGTGGTCATCGACGACACCGCGGTGACCCCGCGCTACGTGCACGGCTTCACCGCCGACCGCGAGCTGCCCGTCGTCTGGCGCATCGCCCGCGGCTCGCTGCGCAACAAGCTGCTGTTCATCCTCCCGGCCGCGCTGCTGCTCAGCCAGTTCGTGCCGTGGCTGCTCACGCCCATCCTCATGGTCGGCGGCACGTACCTCGCGTTCGAGGGCGCCGAGAAGCTGTGGGAGGCGGTCGGCGGCGGCCACGGGAAGGCCGGTGCCGAGGGTGCCGGGCAGGAGCTCCCTGCCGCCGCGCAGGGCCCGGAGACCGAGCAGAAGATGGTCACGAGCGCGATCCGCACCGACTTCATCCTGTCGGCCGAGATCATGGTCATCGCGCTCAACGAGGTCGCCGACGAGCCGTTCCTGTCCCGCACGCTCATCCTCGTGGTCGTCGCGCTCGCGATCACCGCGCTCGTCTACGGCGTCGTCGCCCTCATCGTGAAGATGGACGACATCGGCCTGCGGCTCGCCCAGACCCGCAACGGTGCCGTGGCCTCCGCGGGTCGCGGCCTGGTCACCGCCATGCCGAAGGTGCTCAGCGTGCTCTCCACCGTCGGGATCGTCGCGATGCTGTGGGTCGGCGGGCACATCCTGCTGGTCGGCGTCGACGAGCTCGGCTGGCACGCGCCCTACGAGCTCGTGCACCACCTCGAGGAGGCCGTGCACGGCGTCGCGGGCGTCGGCGGCTTCCTCTCCTGGCTCGTGGGTACCGCGGCCTCCGCGCTCGTCGGCGTCCTCGTGGGCGCCGTCGTCGTGCTGGTCGTGCACCAGGTCCACCGGCTGCGGCACCGCACGGCGCACTGA